In the Streptomyces coeruleoprunus genome, TCCGGATCCTGAGACATCTATTTCATCAGCCGACATCGAGACGCAGGAGATCTTCCTCCGTCTCACGCCGGACGATCACCCGCGCCTCACCGTCGCGGACGGCGACGACGGGCGGGCGAAGCACGTGGTTGTAGTTGCTGGCCATGGACCGGCAGTACGCCCCGGTGGCGGGCACGGCGATCAGATCACCGGGGGCGAGGTCGGCCGGCAGGAACGCGTCCCGCACCACGATGTCCCCGCTCTCGCAGTGCTTGCCGACGACCCGGCTGAGCATGGGCTCGGCGTCGGAGGTCCGGGACACGAGGGCGACGCTGTACTCGGCGTCGTACAGCGCGGTCCGGATGTTGTCGGACATGCCGCCGTCGACGGAGACGTACGTGCGCAGCCCCTCCAGGGGCTTGATGGTGCCGACCTCGTAGAGCGTGAAGGCCGTGGGCCCGACGATGGCCCGCCCGGGCTCCACGGAGATGCGCGGCGTCCGCAGCCCGGCGGCCTCGCACTCCCGCGTGACGATCTCGTTGAGCGCCTTGGCGATCTCGTGCGGCTCGCGCGGATCGTCGTCCGGCGTGTACGCGATGCCCAGCCCGCCGCCGAGGTCGATCTCGGGCAGCTCGACGCCGTGCTCGTCGCGCACCTCGGCGAGCAGGGAGACGACGCGCCGGGCGGCCACCTCGAACCCGGCCATGTCGAAGATCTGGGACCCGATGTGCGAGTGGATGCCGATGAGTTCGAGCCCGTCGAGCTTCAGCGCCCGGCGCACGGCCTCGGCGGCCTGCCCGCCGGCGAGGGCGAGGCCGAACTTCTGGTCCTCGTGCGCGGTGGCGATGAACTCGTGGGTGTGCGCCTCGACTCCGACGGTCACGCGGATCTGGACGCGCTGCCGCGTGCCGAGGGACTGGGCGATGTGGGCGACGCGCACGATCTCCTGGAAGGAGTCGAGCACGATGCGCCCGACGCCGGCCTCGACGGCCCGCCGGATCTCTTCCTCGCTCTTGTTGTTGCCGTGGAAGGCGATGCGCTCGGGGGGCATGCCGGCGGACAGGGCGGTGGCCAGCTCGCCGCCGGAGCACACGTCGAGGTTGAGGCCCTCCTCGTGCAGCCACCGCACGACGGCACGGCTCAGGAAGGCCTTCCCGGCGTAGAACACGTCGGCGTCCTTGCCGAAGGCATCGGCCCAGGCGCGGCAGCGGGCACGGAAGTCGTCCTCGTCGAGGATGTAGGCGGGCGTCCCGAACTCCTCGGCGAGACGCGTCACTTCGATGCCGCCGACAGTGACGACCCCGTCCTCGTCGCGCCGGACGGTCCGCGCCCACACCTTCTCCTCCAGCCGGTTGAGGTCGGCGGGCGGCGCGGTGTAGTGGCCCTCGGGGAGGACGTCGGCGTGACGGGGCCCGGCGGGGTGTGCGGAACGGCTCATGTCTCTCTCACAGCTCTCACAGGTGATCAGGGGCACTGATGCCGAGCAGGGACAGGCCGCCGGCCAGCACCGTCCCGGCGGCCTCGGCGAGGGCGAGCCGGGAGCGGTGGGCGGCCGAGGGTTTCTCGTCCCCACGGGGCAGCACGGTGTGCTGGAACCCGAGGAGCGCGTCGGCAACGACCTCCAGGTGCCGGGCGAGCCGGTCGGGGGCACGGAGACGGGCGGCGGCGGTGAGGGCGGACGGGTAGTCGGCGAGGGCCGCCAGGAGGCGGGTCCGGTCGGGGTCGGCCTGGACCTGGTGGGCGTCGTGGACCTCGGGGGCGTCCTGGCCCTCGGGGCCGAAGCCGAGGTCGGCGGCGTTGCGGAGGAGGGCCCGGGCGCGGGAGTGGGCGTACCGGACGGTGAAGAAGGGGTTGTCCTCGGTCTGCCGGACAAGGGCTTCCGGTTCCTGGACGCGGTCGTGGGGGGCGGGCCGCAGGAGGGCCCAGCGGGCGGCGTCGGGGCCGAGGGCGGCGTGGACGTCGTAAGGGACGGGGAGGACGTGGACGGCCTCGCTGCCGTCGCCGACCCGTGCACGGGCCCCTTGGCTGCGCAGAAGCGCGACGACGGTCTCGGTGACGACGGAGGCGCGCACGTGCCGGGGTGCGGTGAAGGTGATGTCGCCGAGGTGGGCGAGGTGGTCGCCGTATCCGTAGCGGACGCCGTGGCGGCGGATGGCGTGGACGACGCCGCCGCTGCTCTGGGCGCGGGCCTCGGGGTGGAGGGTGAGGTTCAGGAAGCCGGGCCCGGTGATGTCGACGCGCTGGACGCCGGGTGCGTCGAGGAGCCGGTCGCGCAGGACCTCGGCGACCTGCCGGGGCGGCATGGCGGCGGGGCGGGCGAGCTGGAGGGCGGCGTTGGTGGCCCAGTCGCCGCAGCCGCCGGGGCGGGGCCGCTCGATGACCACCCGCTCGGGCAACTGTCCGTCGAGTCCGCGCAGCGCTCCGTCACCGACTGCGCGGCGCACGGCGTGCAGCACGGTGAGCGAGAGATCTGCGGGGGTCACGGGACAAGCGTATGGGAGGAGGGGGGTGCCAACGCGAACCGGTTTCGCGATGTGGGCGCGGGGTGGGGGTGTCCCCCTGTGGGTCAGCCGCGAGTGGTGCCGGCGTGGCCCACGCCGCCGTGGCTGCCGTCCATGGGGGGCGGGGTCTCGCGGTGCATGAGCCGCCGGACGAGTCGGACCAGCTCGGCGGGCTCGAAGGGCTTGGCGAGGAAGGCGTCCACCCCGGCGTCGAGGCCGCTCTCCACCTCGTGCTGGTTGCAGGCGCTGATGATCGCGACGGGCAGGTGCGCGGTCCGCGCGTCGGACCGCAGCTGCTCGGCGGTCCGCAGACCGTCGAGGCGGGGCATGACGACGTCGAGGGTCACGACATCGGGCCGCACCCGATGAACGACTTCCAGACACTCGGCACCGTCGGCCGCGGTCACCACCTCGAAGCCCTCCAGCTCGAGGTTGACCCTGATCAGCTGCCGAATGACCCGGTTGTCGTCGACAACCAGCACCCGGCCGGACATGCCTGACACAACTCGAGAGTAGGTGGCGCCGCACCCCTGCGTCCGGGTTTTCGCCACTTCCACCCCCAGGAGGCGACCTCACGCCACACACCCTCCGGAAATACCTGTTCACAGGCACCCCACGGGAGCTGGTAGGGTTCTACCCGTCGCCGAGAAACACGGCGGACGCCCCCGTAGCTCAGGGGATAGAGCAACGGCCTCCGGAGCCGTGTGCGCAGGTTCGAATCCTGCCGGGGGCACAGAAGCCGGAACAGCGTGATCACTCCGCTGGCCAGCGCATGTGCCTGATACGAAGAGCGGGACTCATTTCCTTGAGTCCCGCTCTTCGTCGTTCATGCACGGGCCGAGTGCCGGTCAGTACCAGATCGCGACCGGACGTCCCTGCGCGTCGCGTTCGGGTGGGTCCGGGAGGGAGCGGGCCAGGTCGTGGGCGATGCGGTGGGCCGTCCATGCTGCGGCGGCCGCGTCCAGTACGTCGTCGGGTGGGGTGCGGCCCGCGTCGCCCAGGTCGTCCGGGAGGACGATTCCGGCCGTGGCGAGGAGCGAGCGGCGGGCCATCTGCCCTGCCCAGCTCTTCTTGCGGTGGAGCGGCGCCGCCCCGCCCGCGAGGGCCCGGAACGACA is a window encoding:
- the nrtL gene encoding ArgS-related anticodon-binding protein NrtL, which codes for MTPADLSLTVLHAVRRAVGDGALRGLDGQLPERVVIERPRPGGCGDWATNAALQLARPAAMPPRQVAEVLRDRLLDAPGVQRVDITGPGFLNLTLHPEARAQSSGGVVHAIRRHGVRYGYGDHLAHLGDITFTAPRHVRASVVTETVVALLRSQGARARVGDGSEAVHVLPVPYDVHAALGPDAARWALLRPAPHDRVQEPEALVRQTEDNPFFTVRYAHSRARALLRNAADLGFGPEGQDAPEVHDAHQVQADPDRTRLLAALADYPSALTAAARLRAPDRLARHLEVVADALLGFQHTVLPRGDEKPSAAHRSRLALAEAAGTVLAGGLSLLGISAPDHL
- the lysA gene encoding diaminopimelate decarboxylase, whose product is MSRSAHPAGPRHADVLPEGHYTAPPADLNRLEEKVWARTVRRDEDGVVTVGGIEVTRLAEEFGTPAYILDEDDFRARCRAWADAFGKDADVFYAGKAFLSRAVVRWLHEEGLNLDVCSGGELATALSAGMPPERIAFHGNNKSEEEIRRAVEAGVGRIVLDSFQEIVRVAHIAQSLGTRQRVQIRVTVGVEAHTHEFIATAHEDQKFGLALAGGQAAEAVRRALKLDGLELIGIHSHIGSQIFDMAGFEVAARRVVSLLAEVRDEHGVELPEIDLGGGLGIAYTPDDDPREPHEIAKALNEIVTRECEAAGLRTPRISVEPGRAIVGPTAFTLYEVGTIKPLEGLRTYVSVDGGMSDNIRTALYDAEYSVALVSRTSDAEPMLSRVVGKHCESGDIVVRDAFLPADLAPGDLIAVPATGAYCRSMASNYNHVLRPPVVAVRDGEARVIVRRETEEDLLRLDVG
- a CDS encoding response regulator, with translation MSGRVLVVDDNRVIRQLIRVNLELEGFEVVTAADGAECLEVVHRVRPDVVTLDVVMPRLDGLRTAEQLRSDARTAHLPVAIISACNQHEVESGLDAGVDAFLAKPFEPAELVRLVRRLMHRETPPPMDGSHGGVGHAGTTRG